The following DNA comes from Bradyrhizobium sp. SK17.
TGTCCGCCGGATGCGGCATGCACGCCGTTCTGGATCAGCAATATCGTGAGATTGGCAGGGTTCATCGCGCCGATGGTGACGAGGGCACCCATATGCATGAGCAAGGCGCCGTCGCCTTCCACCGCGATGACCGGCCGCTTCGGCTGGGCAAGTGCGAGGCCGAGTGCGAGCGGCAAAGTGAGTCCCATGGCGTCCTCGAAGTAGAAATTGCCGGGCGTGTGATGAACCGAGGCCCAGAGATACGAGGCGTTGCCGAGCGAGGTCACCACCAACGCTTGCGGCGGCAGGTGCGCGGCAAGTGCCTTGTAATAGTCGCCCCGGCTGGCGCGGCGTCCGGTCACCATTGAATATCCTCCCGGGACAGAAGCAGGGCGAACGGACAAGAGCCTTCTTCCGCATAGGTCGCGGCCTGCTCGACCTGCGCGCCGATCGGACGATGCCTGTCGGCGCATGCGTGATTGAGACCGATGCCGCGGAACACCGGCTCCGTGGCTCGTCCCTTAGGAATGTGATAGAAGACCGCATCCTCCGGTGTGCCGCGGTAGGAAACCAGCATCAGCAGCGGAAACTGATAGCGCTGCGCCAGCGAGACGAGGCCGGCGCCCATGCTCAGGACCCCCGCGTTCTGCACCAGCAAAGCGGTGCGCACGCCGCCGAGGCGGCTGCCGCAGGCAATGGCGAGGGCCTCCTCTTCGTGCGTCGCGCGAACCAGGGTCATGCCCGGCTCCTGATCGATCCGCACCAGAATCTCGCCAAGCCAGCTGTCCGGCACGGCGACGACCAGGCCGAACCCCAAGCGTTTCAGCGTGTCCAGGATCTCGGATGGGCGGTGCGAGACCGCGCCCAGCGTCGACGACGTCATCAAGGCCTCCTCCACAGCTGCCGCCAAGGCTACGCAAGAAAGGTACTATTGTCGATACGATAATCCTTGATAAAAGGTACTATTAAGCTGATGATAGTTTTAATTGGAGATTGCGATTGCAACGGAGCCGGGCGGGGCAATCCACAATTGCGGGAGAGAAGACCGATGACACGCGTCTGGTCGTTGCTGATCGCCTTGTTGTTCACCGTGCCTGCCCATGCGCAAGACAAGCTGGTCGTCAGTATCTGGGGCGGCAGCTGGCGCGATCTGGTCGCCGAGACGGTTGCGAAGAAGTTCACCGCTGAAACGGGCGTGAAGGTCGAATTCGTCACCGGCGGCACTATCGACCGGCTCAACAAGGAAAAGCTCGCCAAGGGTAATCCCGAGAGCGACGTGACGTTCACCACCTCGCATGTCGGCTGGCTCTATGCAAATGACGGCCTTTTCGAAACCATCGATACGTCGAAGATTCCGAACGCCAAGAACCTGGCGGAAGAGGCGCGGATCAGCCCCTATCATCTGGGCGCCTGGGCCTATGTCTACACCATTGGCTATCGATCTGATCTCATCAAGGATCTGAAGTTCGACAGCTGGAACGAGCTCTGGAGCCCTCAGCTCAAGGACAAGCTCGCGGCGCCGGACTTCGATCCGAGCCACATCATCGCCGTCGCTGCGATTCTCTCGGGTGCCGACGCGGCGCATTGGGAGCAGGGCGAGGCCAAGCTGAAAGCACTGAAGCCGAACTTCAAGGCGTTCTACACCAACGACGCCAACAGCCAGCAACTGCTCGCCAGCGGCGAGACTCCGGTGCAGATCGTGCTTTCGATGAACGCCTATTACATGATGGGGCAGGGTATCCCGATCACGCTTGCGATGCCCAAGGAGGGCGCGGTGCTGGGCATCGACACCGTCGCGATCATGAAGGGCTCGAAGAAGGTCGATCTCGCCCACAAGTTCATCAACACGCTCTACGATCCCGAGATCCAGGCCGAGATCTCGAAGCAGAAGAAGGGCAGCCCGGCCGTGCTGAATGCCAAGCTCGATCCAGAGATCGCCAAGCTTCCCGGGGTCTTCACCAGCGCCGAACAGTGGAAGCAGCAGATCAACATCGATGCGAAGCTGCGCGCGAGCAAGACCGCCGAATGGCGGAAATGGTTCGCCGAGAACATCATGAATTGAGCGTCAGTTGAGCGTTCTTGGCAGCGGGCGCGCATCATGAAGCGGCAACCGTTCGTAGGCACCTTCACGGCTCCGGCGGCGCTTTGTGCGGTCGGGTTTCTGGCGGCGCTGGCCGCGGTCCTGCAATACAGCCTGCGCGCCTATGTTCCGGGCTCGCTCGATCCGGGCGGCTTCACGCTCGCCAATTTCGCCGATCTCCTGAAGCCGCTCTACGCCCGCGTGTTTCTCGACACCGTGCTGATTTGCGCAGCGACCGCCCTGGCGACCTTGGTCGTCGGCTATCCACTTGCCTACGCCCTGGTGCGCGTCGAGCAACCAATCATCCGCTCCTTCCTGCTGGTGATCGTGGTCACGCCGCTGTTCCTCGGAGAGGTGGTCCGGACCTATTCCTGGATCATCGTTCTCGGCAATAACGGCTTCATCAACGCCGTCCTGTTATGGACAGGGCTCGTCATCAAGCCGATCCAGTTCATGTTCACGCCGTTCGGCGTCATCGTCGCCCTCGTCCATGTGACGCTGCCGGTGATGGTGATCATGCTCGCGGCCGGACTGTCGCACATCGATCGCGATTATGCGCGGGCCGCCGAGAGCCTGGGGGCGGGACCGATCAGGGTGTTCCTGACCGTCACGCTGCCTTTGTCGATGCCCGGTGTGATCGCGGGCACCACGACGGCCTTCGCATGGACGTTCTCGGCCTTCGCCACGCCGCAACTGATCGGAGGAGGACGCGTCAACATGCTCTCCAACCTGGTCTATCAGCTCGGCTTCGCGAGCTTCAATTTTCCATTTGCCGCGACGCTTTGCGTCGCCGGCCTGGCGTTGACGGCGGTGGTCCTGGCGCTTCTGAAGCTCGCCACGAGCCCGCTACAGAAGATCGAGGTGCACTGAATGACGCCGCGATCGACCTACCAGAGGGTTCTCGGCTGGATCGGGCGCCTGGTTGTCATTCTGATCGTCCTGTTTCTCTTGCTACCGGCCGTCGTGGTCACGATCGCCGCGTTCAACGACAAGCCGATCCTGTCGTTTCCGCCGCAGGCCTGGTCCTGGCGCTGGTTCGGCCGCGCGCTCAGCTATGAGGACTTTCGCCAGGGCTTCTTCAACGGCCTGACGGTGACGGTCTGGAGTTCGACGATCGCACTGTGCGTCGGCGCCATGTTCGCGTTCGTCATCGACCGCTACAACATCCCGTTCAAGAAGGTCATCGAGGCGATCCTGGTGTCGCCATTGGTGATTCCGCATTTCACCGTGGGGCTCGGCTTCCTCATCCTGGCTGCGCAGATCGGGCTGAGCCGGGGCTTTGCCGTGGTCGTGGTCTGTCACGTCATCCTGGTGCTGCCGTTCGTCTTGCGCAGCGTCTACGTCTCGCTGAAGAATCTGGATCAAAGCTATGAGCTCGCGGCGTCGAGCCTCGGTGCCGGGCCACTGCGCGTGCTGTGGACCATCACCCTGCCGCTGTTGCTGCCGGGACTGGTGAGCGGGTGGCTGTTTGCCGCGATCCTCTCCTTCAACGAGTTCACCGCCTCGCTGTTCGTGACGTCGCAGCGCACGCAGACCCTGCCGGTCGCGATGTACAATTACGTGCGCGAGTTTGCCGATCCGTCGATGGCGGCCCTCTCGGTGATGTACATCGTCGCCACCGCCGCGTTGATCATCTTCGCCAACGCGTTCCTCGGGCTGGGCAAAGTCCTCAACATTGAACAAGAGCATCGATAGGGAGCGGCGATGTCCGAAAGCAGCAAGCGCGAGCGCAAGGAGGCGGCGGTTCGTTTCGAGGCGGTCACCAAGCGGTTCGACGACGTCGTGGCGCTCAACAACGTCTCGCTCGACATCGATCCCGGCGAATTTCTGACGCTGCTTGGCCCGTCGGGCTGCGGAAAGACCACGCTGCTCAATCTCGCGGCAGGCTTTCTCGGGCCGGATCGCGGATCGGTCGTGATCGGGGACAGGATGGTCAACGAGGTGCCAACCTACCAACGCGGCATCGGGATGATGTTCCAGAACTATGCGCTGTTTCCGCATATGACCGTGGCCGACAATGTGGCCTATGGCCTGAAGACGCGCCGTGTCCCCAAGGCCGAGCGGGATCGTCGCGTCGCCGAGGTCCTCGAATTGGTCAAGCTCACGGGGAAGGAGAACAGGAGGCCACGACAATTGTCCGGCGGCCAGCAGCAGCGCGTGGCGCTCGCGCGGGCCCTCGTGATCAATCCGACCGTGCTGTTGCTGGACGAGCCGTTCTCGGCGCTCGACAAGAGCCTGCGGACCTCGATGCAGGTCGAACTGCGCGAAATCCAACGCAAGCTCGGTCTCACCACGATTTTCGTGACGCACGACCAATCGGAGGCGCTCAGTCTTTCGGACCGCGTCGCAGTGATGTCCGAAGGGCGCATCCGGCAGCTCGGCACCCCGGTCGACAT
Coding sequences within:
- a CDS encoding thiamine pyrophosphate-dependent enzyme, with the protein product MVTGRRASRGDYYKALAAHLPPQALVVTSLGNASYLWASVHHTPGNFYFEDAMGLTLPLALGLALAQPKRPVIAVEGDGALLMHMGALVTIGAMNPANLTILLIQNGVHAASGGQALTNATLDLAQLARAAGIAHAENLAQPQALGKKIGQIEDRRGVEMLVLATEPDVEPIRPPVSLDPIATKQRFMAEIKAPRYVPTLFGGGRLEPE
- a CDS encoding thiamine pyrophosphate-binding protein: MTSSTLGAVSHRPSEILDTLKRLGFGLVVAVPDSWLGEILVRIDQEPGMTLVRATHEEEALAIACGSRLGGVRTALLVQNAGVLSMGAGLVSLAQRYQFPLLMLVSYRGTPEDAVFYHIPKGRATEPVFRGIGLNHACADRHRPIGAQVEQAATYAEEGSCPFALLLSREDIQW
- a CDS encoding PotD/PotF family extracellular solute-binding protein, which codes for MTRVWSLLIALLFTVPAHAQDKLVVSIWGGSWRDLVAETVAKKFTAETGVKVEFVTGGTIDRLNKEKLAKGNPESDVTFTTSHVGWLYANDGLFETIDTSKIPNAKNLAEEARISPYHLGAWAYVYTIGYRSDLIKDLKFDSWNELWSPQLKDKLAAPDFDPSHIIAVAAILSGADAAHWEQGEAKLKALKPNFKAFYTNDANSQQLLASGETPVQIVLSMNAYYMMGQGIPITLAMPKEGAVLGIDTVAIMKGSKKVDLAHKFINTLYDPEIQAEISKQKKGSPAVLNAKLDPEIAKLPGVFTSAEQWKQQINIDAKLRASKTAEWRKWFAENIMN
- a CDS encoding ABC transporter permease, which encodes MKRQPFVGTFTAPAALCAVGFLAALAAVLQYSLRAYVPGSLDPGGFTLANFADLLKPLYARVFLDTVLICAATALATLVVGYPLAYALVRVEQPIIRSFLLVIVVTPLFLGEVVRTYSWIIVLGNNGFINAVLLWTGLVIKPIQFMFTPFGVIVALVHVTLPVMVIMLAAGLSHIDRDYARAAESLGAGPIRVFLTVTLPLSMPGVIAGTTTAFAWTFSAFATPQLIGGGRVNMLSNLVYQLGFASFNFPFAATLCVAGLALTAVVLALLKLATSPLQKIEVH
- a CDS encoding ABC transporter permease, whose protein sequence is MTPRSTYQRVLGWIGRLVVILIVLFLLLPAVVVTIAAFNDKPILSFPPQAWSWRWFGRALSYEDFRQGFFNGLTVTVWSSTIALCVGAMFAFVIDRYNIPFKKVIEAILVSPLVIPHFTVGLGFLILAAQIGLSRGFAVVVVCHVILVLPFVLRSVYVSLKNLDQSYELAASSLGAGPLRVLWTITLPLLLPGLVSGWLFAAILSFNEFTASLFVTSQRTQTLPVAMYNYVREFADPSMAALSVMYIVATAALIIFANAFLGLGKVLNIEQEHR
- a CDS encoding ABC transporter ATP-binding protein; this encodes MSESSKRERKEAAVRFEAVTKRFDDVVALNNVSLDIDPGEFLTLLGPSGCGKTTLLNLAAGFLGPDRGSVVIGDRMVNEVPTYQRGIGMMFQNYALFPHMTVADNVAYGLKTRRVPKAERDRRVAEVLELVKLTGKENRRPRQLSGGQQQRVALARALVINPTVLLLDEPFSALDKSLRTSMQVELREIQRKLGLTTIFVTHDQSEALSLSDRVAVMSEGRIRQLGTPVDIYRAPMDRFVATFVGDNNRLRGTLLGIEAADAIIALGDASVRVPKQALASLDRSSAVDVFVRPEQFNVVGPNDPCAVSGNVVAQIYQGGHVDLHVECPGPAHGRLLIRSAGDLAVARWPMGARVGVAVQANGCVAFPAE